GTCAGCCCATccagagaaggcgctgccactgtgctGAGGGGCTGTGCTGGCGACAGCccacttcccctcctttgctgaatgtgcagacacacagcTGAATGGGGTTGGTGACGTTGGGCGGGGTCTGCAGGTGAGCAAGCTGGGCGAATACCCACGCACGGTTGGCTCTACGAGCGGGGTATGGTTGTTGTCTTCTACATAGTGTGTTTGCTGAATTCCGCCGACACACTGTTGCATAGCTTTGGGGAGTACGACCCCACGCTGAGTTCGTCTTTCGCCCGCTCGTATGTGAAGGATGTGTCGCGCGCTGTCACCTCCGAGCGGCACCCTTTCCCCCGCTGTGCAGAATCTCGAGAGAAGTCACCGAACGACTGTCGGCAGCGTGAAATCAGTTAGAGGATTACGACATGGTTGTCGGCATTTAACTACAGAAAATACTCTAACAAAGCGTGGCTGCCGACACAGGGGAGTATCGAAGAGAACCCCTTGTAGGAACTCCTCTctgtcccccctccccattcaGCGGAGCAGAGCTAAGCGAACGTAccttctctctgcatgcTGAACTGCGAGTGTAGTCGGctgttttctccctcttttctggtGGTGAGGGTTTGGTAAGAGAAGAGGGATGACCAACACGCAGGCCATCAGACTGGCATGGCGACGAACTGTTTTCCTACACTCCTTTTCACGCCCCCCTGTCTCTTCCCTTGTTAGCTGTTTATTTTTTTCTGCCTCGCTTTAGGCTCCTCGTGTGGCGTgtcgccgcccccctccccgcagTTTCTCCGTCTCTTCTTCGCGCTCGTAGTGTACTACTCACTGAGCTACTGCGTTCTTAGGCCACACTCGACCGTCGCCTCCCCGAGAACAAGGCGTTGTTTTTTGCCAGAGTATGGGGCGCCTtccctctgctgcggcgcctccGGAAAGCTCATTTAGCCCCGCTACTGGCACCTCCGACAGCGACGTCAATGAGTGCTCGCGTCGAAATATTGGCGTTGCCACCGCTGATGTGCGAAAAGATGAGCGCCCTTGTCTGGCGTCGGCAGAAAGGTCCTCGAACTTGAGCGGCTTGTCCCCGCGGGAGGGGCCCACgagcagggaggggggcaaaaGTAACCCACTGCAGGGGATATCGGCGGAGTATGTGTCGTCGTGCGACTCGAAATTGGGACTCGAATCATCTTACTGCGGGTATAACTATACTGGAAGTTGCTCGAGCACCTTCGAGAGCGGAGTTTCCTTGAAGCCATGCTCAACCGCTGCGTACCaccgctcctccacctcggtCTTCCGCCCATTGTCTGATCGCACCACCAGCGGGGTTGACCAACTCCTCGAAATGGTGGCTCGGTCTGCCACTCAGCTGTACCGTCGGCCGCTCGGGCTCGTATTGGAGATTGTCGTTCCACTCCTGTTTATCGCCACCACGATTGCCTTGTGGGGCATCTGGGGTGATATACCACACCCAGAGGCCTCCTTTGTTTCTCCACCAAAGACGACGGTGGGCATGCTGCCAGCACCCGAGACGATAGGTGCGTGTTGGAATGAGAAGGCGTACGCGGACCACATCGGCTCGCTTCCACCCTGCTCCACGGTCAGCTACCCGTACACGTGTGATGGGGACATGACCGCCACGCCGTTTCCGCCCGAGTCTATCTGCCGCAACGACACGGTTCCCTTCGTGGATATGACGTTGGCCTACTTAACCTCGCTTGTGGGCCACCTCAGTCGAGTGCCGTCGCTGGACACCATCATCACGTTTCAGATGCTTGCCCAGATGCAGCTCAAGCCGCTGACTGAGCTTGGCGCAATGGCGGTCAGCAACCTGCACCCTGTTATGTCCTTTAACGCTATCATCGCATCCGGTAAAGTGTATATCGTTGGTCAGCTCAACTTCACGAGGAAGCTCATCGAGCACATGAACGCCGagtcttctcttttctcgttcTTCAACGATGGCAATGTCTACGCCTCAGTGGATGAGGTGTGGAGCGCAGTTCCGGCTGGCTCGATGGTATGGGCGATCGTGGAGCTCCGTTCCTCCAGTGCGCAGGGACTCGATATGGTGCTGCACATGAACAACTCGGCTTTGCCGTCGCTGGGCACCACGGATGATCTGACGTACCCCGGTGGCGTACTCAATGACACAGCGGAGGTGTACATCGCCTCCGGCTTTCTCACCCTGCAGCAGACCGTGACAGAGTTCTACCTCTCCTACTACGGCCTGTACACGACTTCTCAGGCACAGTTCTTGGCCTCCTTCCCACACCCGGAGTACTTCCGCACGCCACTGTTGACGAGGTCACGGGAACTCCTTTCCTTTGTGTTCGGCGTGGCCTTTNNNNNNNNNNNNNNNNNNNNNNNNNNNNNNNNNNNNNNNNNNNNNNNNNNNNNNNNNNNNNNNNNNNNNNNNNNNNNNNNNNNNNNNNNNNNNNNNNNNNNNNNNNNNNNNNNNNNNNNNNNNNNNNNNNNNNNNNNNNNNNNNNNNNNNNNNNNNNNNNNNNNNNNNNNNNNNNNNNNNNNNNNNNNNNNNNNNNNNNNNNNNNNNNNNNNNNNNNNNNNNNNNNNNNNNNNNNNNNNNNNNNNNNNNNNNNNNNNNNNNNNNNNNNNNNNNNNNNNNNNNNNNNNNNNNNNNNNNNNNNNNNNNNNNNNNNNNNNNNNNNNNNNNNNNNNNNNNNNNNNNNNNNNNNNNNNNNNNNNNNNNNNNNNNNNNNNNNNNNNNNNNNNNNNNNNNNNNNNNNNNNNNNNNNNNNNNNNNNNNNNNNNNNNNNNNNNNNNNNNNNNNNNNNNNNNNNNNNNNNNNNNNNNNNNNNNNNNNNNNNNNNNNNNNNNNNNNNNNNNNNNNNNNNNNNNNNNNNNNNNNNNNNNNNNNNNNNNNNNNNNNNNNNNNNNNNNNNNNNNNNNNNNNNNNNNNNNNNNNNNNNNNNNNNNNNNNNNNNNNNNNNNNNNNNNNNNNNNNNNNNNNNNNNNNNNNNNNNNNNNNNNNNNNNNNNNNNNNNNNNNNNNNNNNNNNNNNNNNNNNNNNNNNNNNNNNNNNNNNNNNNNNNNNNNNNNNNNNNNNNNNNNNNNNNNNNNNNNNNNNNNNNNNNNNNNNNNNNNNNNNNNNNNNNNNNNNNNNNNNNNNNNNNNNNNNNNNNNNNNNNNNNNNNNNNNNNNNNNNNNNNNNNNNNNNNNNNNNNNNNNNNNNNNNNNNNNNNNNNNNNNNNNNNNNNNNNNNNNNNNNNNNNNNNNNNNNNNNNNNNNNNNNNNNNNNNNNNNNNNNNNNNNNNNNNNNNNNNNNNNNNNNNNNNNNNNNNNNNNNNNNNNNNNNNNNNNNNNNNNNNNNNNNNNNNNNNNNNNNNNNNNNNNNNNNNNNNNNNNNNNNNNNNNNNNNNNNNNNNNNNNNNNNNNNNNNNNNNNNNNNNNNNNNNNNNNNNNNNNNNNNNNNNNNNNNNNNNNNNNNNNNNNNNNNNNNNNNNNNNNNNNNNNNNNNNNNNNNNNNNNNNNNNNNNNNNNNNNNNNNNNNNNNNNNNNNNNNNNNNNNNNNNNNNNNNNNNNNNNNNNNNNNNNNNNNNNNNNNNNNNNNNNNNNNNNNNNNNNNNNNNNNNNNNNNNNNNNNNNNNNNNNNNNNNNNNNNNNNNNNNNNNNNNNNNNNNNNNNNNNNNNNNNNNNNNNNNNNNNNNNNNNNNNNNNNNNNNNNNNNNNNNNNNNNNNNNNNNNNNNNNNNNNNNNNNNNNNNNNNNNNNNNNNNNNNNNNNNNNNNNNNNNNNNNNNNNNNNNNNNNNNNNNNNNNNNNNNNNNNNNNNNNNNNNNNNNNNNNNNNNNNNNNNNNNNNNNNNNNNNNNNNNNNNNNNNNNNNNNNNNNNNNNNNNNNNNNNNNNNNNNNNNNNNNNNNNNNNNNNNNNNNNNNNNNNNNNNNNNNNNNNNNNNNNNNNNNNNNNNNNNNNNNNNNNNNNNNNNNNNNNNNNNNNNNNNNNNNNNNNNNNNNNNNNNNNNNNNNNNNNNNNNNNNNNNNNNNNNNNNNNNNNNNNNNNNNNNNNNNNNNNNNNNNNNNNNNNNNNNNNNNNNNNNNNNNNNNNNNNNNNNNNNNNNNNNNNNNNNNNNNNNNNNNNNNNNNNNNNNNNNNNNNNNNNNNNNNNNNNNNNNNNNNNNNNNNNNNNNNNNNNNNNNNNNNNNNNNNNNNNNNNNNNNNNNNNNNNNNNNNNNNNNNNNNNNNNNNNNNNNNNNNNNNNNNNNNNNNNNNNNNNNNNNNNNNNNNNNNNNNNNNNNNNNNNNNNNNNNNNNNNNNNNNNNNNNNNNNNNNNNNNNNNNNNNNNNNNNNNNNNNNNNNNNNNNNNNNNNNNNNNNNNNNNNNNNNNNNNNNNNNNNNNNNNNNNNNNNNNNNNNNNNNNNNNNNNNNNNNNNNNNNNNNNNNNNNNNNNNNNNNNNNNNNNNNNNNNNNNNNNNNNNNNNNNNNNNNNNNNNNNNNNNNNNNNNNNNNNNNNNNNNNNNNNNNNNNNNNNNNNNNNNNNNNNNNNNNNNNNNNNNNNNNNNNNNNNNNNNNNNNNNNNNNNNNNNNNNNNNNNNNNNNNNNNNNNNNNNNNNNNNNNNNNNNNNNNNNNNNNNNNNNNNNNNNNNNNNNNNNNNNNNNNNNNNNNNNNNNNNNNNNNNNNNNNNNNNNNNNNNNNNNNNNNNNNNNNNNNNNNNNNNNNNNNNNNNNNNNNNNNNNNNNNNNNNNNNNNNNNNNNNNNNNNNNNNNNNNNNNNNNNNNNNNNNNNNNNNNNNNNNNNNNNNNNNNNNNNNNNNNNNNNNNNNNNNNNNNNNNNNNNNNNNNNNNNNNNNNNNNNNNNNNNNNNNNNNNNNNNNNNNNNNNNNNNNNNNNNNNNNNNNNNNNNNNNNNNNNNNNNNNNNNNNNNNNNNNNNNNNNNNNNNNNNNNNNNNNNNNNNNNNNNNNNNNNNNNNNNNNNNNNNNNNNNNNNNNNNNNNNNNNNNNNNNNNNNNNNNNNNNNNNNNNNNNNNNNNNNNNNNNNNNNNNNNNNNNNNNNNNNNNNNNNNNNNNNNNNNNNNNNNNNNNNNNNNNNNNNNNNNNNNNNNNNNNNNNNNNNNNNNNNNNNNNNNNNNNNNNNNNNNNNNNNNNNNNNNNNNNNNNNNNNNNNNNNNNNNNNNNNNNNNNNNNNNNNNNNNNNNNNNNNNNNNNNNNNNNNNNNNNNNNNNNNNNNNNNNNNNNNNNNNNNNNNNNNNNNNNNNNNNNNNNNNNNNNNNNNNNNNNNNNNNNNNNNNNNNNNNNNNNNNNNNNNNNNNNNNNNNNNNNNNNNNNNNNNNNNNNNNNNNNNNNNNNNNNNNNNNNNNNNNNNNNNNNNNNNNNNNNNNNNNNNNNNNNNNNNNNNNNNNNNNNNNNNNNNNNNNNNNNNNNNNNNNNNNNNNNNNNNNNNNNNNNNNNNNNNNNNNNNNNNNNNNNNNNNNNNNNNNNNNNNNNNNNNNNNNNNNNNNNNNNNNNNNNNNNNNNNNNNNNNNNNNNNNNNNNNNNNNNNNNNNNNNNNNNNNNNNNNNNNNNNNNNNNNNNNNNNNNNNNNNNNNNNNNNNNNNNNNNNNNNNNNNNNNNNNNNNNNNNNNNNNNNNNNNNNNNNNNNNNNNNNNNNNNNNNNNNNNNNNNNNNNNNNNNNNNNNNNNNNNNNNNNNNNNNNNNNNNNNNNNNNNNNNNNNNNNNNNNNNNNNNNNNNNNNNNNNNNNNNNNNNNNNNNNNNNNNNNNNNNNNNNNNNNNNNNNNNNNNNNNNNNNNNNNNNNNNNNNNNNNNNNNNNNNNNNNNNNNNNNNNNNNNNNNNNNNNNNNNNNNNNNNNNNNNNNNNNNNNNNNNNNNNNNNNNNNNNNNNNNNNNNNNNNNNNNNNNNNNNNNNNNNNNNNNNNNNNNNNNNNNNNNNNNNNNNNNNNNNNNNNNNNNNNNNNNNNNNNNNNNNNNNNNNNNNNNNNNNNNNNNNNNNNNNNNNNNNNNNNNNNNNNNNNNNNNNNNNNNNNNNNNNNNNNNNNNNNNNNNNNNNNNNNNNNNNNNNNNNNNNNNNNNNNNNNNNNNNNNNNNNNNNNNNNNNNNNNNNNNNNNNNNNNNNNNNNNNNNNNNNNNNNNNNNNNNNNNNNNNNNNNNNNNNNNNNNNNNNNNNNNNNNNNNNNNNNNNNNNNNNNNNNNNNNNNNNNNNNNNNNNNNNNNNNNNNNNNNNNNNNNNNNNNNNNNNNNNNNNNNNNNNNNNNNNNNNNNNNNNNNNNNNNNNNNNNNNNNNNNNNNNNNNNNNNNNNNNNNNNNNNNNNNNNNNNNNNNNNNNNNNNNNNNNNNNNNNNNNNNNNNNNNNNNNNGGCTACAGTGTGTCGCAGACGTCTATTGAGCAGGTCTTCCTGCGTGTTAGCGAAACCTCAAAGCATCTGTAGATCGTTTCGATAGTCGTGGCACTGAAAGGTGGCGTGGCCTATACGCGAAGTGGCATGTTAGCGAGTTGGTGGTATTTCTCACCTCTCCGGGGTGTTTCTTTCCGCAGCGACATGTAAAGGCGGGAGTGTGTACTGCGGAGAGGTCGTATACCCTTCGGCGCAGCGGAGTTGTGCCCTCTGCTTGATTCGTTCCTTCACAGCACATTTGTGGTTTTGGTTTATcgtctttgttgttgttgtcggGTGTCTTTAAGGGTTTTTGCTGCCGACTTTCGAGTTCTGCGCGCGCGAGCACATtcacacccatacacacacgcaagccCCCACGCCATAACACGCCTTACGTGCTGTCCGTGCAGGGCGGACTTATCCATCTCTGTACATCGAAGCAGCGGTTGTCGTGAGACCTGCATGTATCGGCTGCGCGCAGGCAGCGGTCTCAATGGACTctcctgtgtgcgtgtgtatgtgtactCGTGTCTCTATCTGTTGCGCATGTCTTTCTCCGCATATGCGTTTGATGTACCCATCGATGTCTCCTTATTTCTTCTTCGCGTGTGGCTGTGCCGAAGCGGCAGTGTCCCCAGCACCCGCCCACCGAGACGTGGCAGATCACCGACTCACTGACCGGGCCGGTGACACTTCACGTGTTACGTCCTCCATTATGCGTTTCTGCtcgccgctttttttttccctcacGTTGATGTCCGATAGTTTCGCACCTCCATTCCGTGTCACTTTCCGTTTCTTTGCTCGAATGTGCTTACCTTCTGCGGTGCTGGCcgcactttctctctctctctctcgcttcacCAGACTACCCTCCTCGCTTAGTATCTGTGAATAATGTCCTCGCATGTCTATACTGtattttctctttccttctcgtttGTGAGCTGTGTGTGCTCCGTGAGGTGTGCTTTGTGTATACGCTTACTATTTTttccacctcctcacgtGCATGCGGACGAATGCCGTTCATGGCTCCGCGTAGCcgatggtgatggtgaggcTCCTCACCGCACCCTTGTGCGTAAGGGGATCAAGAAGGACAACGAAGAAAGCTTTGGCGGCTGACGTTTCGTAGACAAGGCTTCTCAGTTACCCATCCCTGCGCTgaggcacgcacgtgcagaGGAGTTTGTATGTACTTCTTGaggagccgctgctgtcgatgcGGGCCCtgcttctcgctctcgcttttttcctctgtgtCCCACCGACACGAAGGGGCTGAAGGCCTTACTCTCACTTCCCATAAGTTCAAACCAACTCACTCAAAACACCGCCAACTATGGCGGCGGGGGTGTTGCTCTTAGTGGCACttgctgtgcttctctctttacACTTTTTCTGCTTTTTGTGGTTAATGCTTCTGCTTCTTACGTATGTGCACGCCATGggtggtgtgcgcgcgcgttgcTTTGCTCCGCTGCTCTGTCTGCTTGTTTCCTCTTTGctcgcttccctcccctcccctccctcctcgatGTCTTCCGTTCGGTGGCCTGTGTGATGTGAGCTCTTCTATTGGTTATACATGTTGGCTCGCATGCTCTTGTTCCCTACTTTGTGTTGAGTTGGGCGGGCTGAGAGGACGACAGGGGAATTGCGCGACTATGCGGCAAGTTACGAGGACTGCGGAAGTGATTACAGAAGGTgtaggaggaagaggcgaagagggaaagagaaacaaagcgAGAAAACACTGCGTATTGCTCGTATTTCACCGAAGACCCTTCATGCGGAGCTGTGCCTAGCtgtctctgtgcctctcttaCTTCGTTTTCCTCACACAACCTGTGCTTGCCTCCTGGGTGGAACCCTGATTGTCAAGAATGAGATATTAAATGTGAAAAGGTGATGAGCGACAGTACATATTCGTTTCTTGCTTCTGCGTGTTCGGTGCGTCACGTTCTGCTGAAGCGCTTTGCGCTCGAGATGCTTCCAGAGCTGTGTTATACTCGTTGCTCCGCGATGGTTCATTTTTCActcattctctctttttttttttgcgcgtgtgcgccatcGCATCACCTTAGCGagaccgccgctgctgtaccCCTTTTCgactgccagcgctgctacCCTCTACCGCGCGTGCGCCAAGGAGGAACGATGGCCAACACCTGACTACTACACTAGGCGGTACTGCTTTCTCGTTTGTGCACAACTCCGTGGACCCTGCACTTTTCTTCATGCAACCCATGGATAGTGCCACGGTCACTCTCAGCCTTCATGGAGAAGAACAGCCGGAGAGAGGTGAGCGTTCACGAACGGAGGAGCACAAAaatacgcgcacacacacaggcctTTGCTGTCATCTATGCACTGAAACGAGCACACGAAAAACACGAAAGAGATGTGCTGCTTGTGGAGCGACACAACACTCTCGCCGACAGAATAGCGTCAAGAATAACAAAATAAAAACGGTCACCGGTGCGATGTGTACTCGACTTGCGCATGTGGTGACGTGCCCaggcgcttgtgtgtgtgtatgtgggtaCGGCTGTATTTCTCTGTGCCGCACGACACTTTgctgcttccttctctctacgGGCATTGCGCTACATTTTCCACGCCTGCGCGCATGCATTTTTAGATGTGCTGCCTCACAGAGACAGCAAAGGCGCAcccgcctgccgctgcgtctttATTGTTTTCATGACTCGTTTGCCCCTTCTGTTTGTAGATTCGGCGTCTTTTTgatgttttcttttcctttgctctcaTCTCATCCTCCAAGGTAATGTTGCATACTTTTCTTGCCAGCCTACACCAGAGAACCGACCAGAAAGACAAGTGAATTGACTGCAGTCCTGCTGTGTCGCTGGTATTCGTGTGCATCGCTAACCCTTGTATCTTCTGTGTCTTCTGTCGTTCTGTTTGTGCTTGCGTAGTCTCAGCATCGCTCTCCCCCGTTCACTGCTGGTACGCCTtttcgttgctgttgttgctcagTGGACTAAATAAGTGTTTTTCATTTGTGCCACACGactccttttcccctttcccatCACGCGTGCGGCTGCGTTGTTCATTTTTGGTTTACGAAGAGGATGTGCACCTCCGTGTCGTTGTCTGGCggccgtttttttttttgcctttccgCCTCGTACTCCCGTCTgactccttttcttctctctactCATTCCACCGCCTACGCGTGCTTGTGGTTCTCTTCCCGATCTCGTTGCcagcgcgtgtgggtgctgcggcatcgcTATGGCTTCCTGTACGGGCATCTTACTGGGTGGgcggagggtgggtgggaagaggggagctgTCACGCACTTCCAGTTGTTCTTGCTCCGTCATGCGGGCGTCGTGACGGAAGAAACGTGTGACAccaccttttctttccagCTGCGCGCACGGGCGACCCAATTCTTTCTTCCGCGCATGCAATGGGCGACAGTTTACTTCCTTCTTTAATGAccgcttcctctccctcatctgCTTGTAACGCAGACGCACGCGTGCCCACAGAGGACCCTATGTGCACAGTGGTCCACTGTTAAGAATGAAttgcgtgagagagggaatcATCTCCGCTGTTCGCGATAAAATTATTATGTTTTCCTTTGCAGAgtttctctctgctctctctctccttcgtcaTTTATACGCTGCGCTTTACATGTCGCTTTGTACTTCTACTCCAGATCGTGATAACGCGCTATGTAAGTCCCACACAACAATCAAGCGATGGAGGCGCCGAAGTGGGTCGCGTAGCGCAAGCAGACAATTTCTTTACGTTGActgctcccctcctcccctctctctcttgggtACATGGCCGCTGCGTTGTGTAGACCCCATGTAAACCTCCCGTCGATCTCCTCCCACATTGTCGTTTTCTGTCTCTTCTGCCAATACGCGTGCCTGCTGACATACGCAGGCACTCATCGCTTTATGAGCCTCAGGGTCCCGCGTGCTGTGGCAGTTTTCTCTCcacccttccttccttttcttccatCCCTGTGCggtgctctgcgtgtgtggccgTGCCGCGGCTTTACGGTCTTCTCATTGCCTTCATCGCTCATCACTTATcttcctttgttttcccccttttttgtctttCTCATCTCCGGCGGTGCCTCTTTCGGAGTGCGCGCGGCGGTGATGAGCCTATGCCTCGGATTTCCTCAGTACGTTTGTGGGTCGTCGCGCCaggggtgagagaggaggtgcgtgcAGGTGTTTGTTGTAGCAAGAGGGGCTCTTTTGGCTCCCACTCGCCACCCTCCGCCTATTTAGCTCCTCCGCGTTTTGTCTTCATCTCGTTCGTGCCCTCGAAGGTGCATTGAAATTGAAGCGTTCGTGCTGAGGAATGGAACACAACTGATTAGCGTTCGTGAAAGAGGTGATGCTGGGTGATGTGCGCAAGATACCGGATACGGTGGGTGTGGTTGGGGTCGGCCATCAGCAGGTGATGACGTCCAAGTAGAGGTAAGCAGGCGAGGGAGATGCTGCTGTGTTCTGCTAGCCGCTTATCTCCCCTTCCCGtcctttcttcctccattctccgctgccacagctgcgctTTCGCAGATACTTGTCTTTTGAATGAACGCTACCCCTCTATGCCACTCTATGCTTCTCTCTGACTCCgcttccaccacctcgcACTGTGGATTCGcattctctttctccttggCCTTCAATTCTCATCATTTGTTTTGATTTTGTCATGGTTTTGGGGCTCCCTCTCAATCACCCTTGAGCAGCGCGTCACTGACACCTTGAGCTGCTCAATCGTCTTTGCATTTTTTTTACCTTTGgactttctcttttctctcttttttcgcTCGTGCTGGGTGTCTACCCACCGTCGCCCCCACACAAACAGGATTCCTGCTCGCCGTCACTgtgaagagcgagaagggtGAAGATTGCGTCAAAAGAGGTGGTAAGAGCTCACTGTGCGGGGCATCTGTGTGCGGTCACTTCACACGTGTGAGGCGGAGTTaatcgccaccgccacgaccgCCTATCGGCTCCTGGGTCCGCATCATTGTGATTTCTTTGTTCTTTGCTCTTGTGGGTTTTGCCGgtcgtttcttctttctttcttcacCGTAGTCCACTGTACACTCCATCGTACAttccggcgctgctgtggctgttgtCTGTGTTTTCTCGAGTGCCGCAACTgccccgctctctcgctccctctctttgcatagcccccctcccctccccccgagtGCGCCGCTCACCGTCTGCAGGAGATAAACACGTTGGCTCAGCGCTTCTCTTATCATTCGCACCATCTTTTCGCGTGTACAGACCACTGATAATGAACTGGAAATCCCCGAGCTCAAGCACTAGCGGCTCCTCTAGCTGTGACGGTGATGACAGCTACTACTGTGGTGAGTTGACCAAAGGAGGCAGTTTCCTGGATCAACTGCTGGCGATCCTGTACCGTACCTACCGTCAGACACTGCGCACCAAGGCGATTCTGTTTATGGAGATGTTTCTGCCGCTCATGTTCATCGTCATTACGCTGATTTTGTGGGCTGTATGGCTGCCGTTCCAAGGCCATTCGAGGCAGTTTATTGACTACATGCCCTCCGTGTCTTCTTCTGCCCTGCTGCACAAACAACTCGCCTGCTTCAACAGTACGGAGGGGGGGCCAATTCCTGGACTGTGCGACTGTTCGTGGCTGACAATGCTCGGCAATAGTACGGTCTTGTGCGATGGCAACTACGACACGATCCCGTATAAAAACCTCTGCTACGTCGACCTCCCCTTTGATTTCAGCGACACAAAAGTCAACGGCTACCCCGTTGGAAATATTACAGGGGCAAGTAAGCTTGTGCAGGTGTGGATCAACTCCTACAACACTACCTTGTTTGTGATCCCGACGCTTGATGAGGTGATCATTTTTCACTGGCTGGCTCGGATCGGAAGGTCAACAACCAAGGCCAATGGCAACCTCCTCTCCGCTAGCATCGCAGCTGGCTTGATGGCCAACTCGAAGCAGTCGTCTGTTTTGTGCTCTGGTGCCCTGTACTTCGTTGGCAACGCTGCGCAGGTGAACCCGCTGCTTGATTACTTCCGACAGATGTCAGTTCTCTTCGACGAGGTCTACGGTGGCACCTAcgctacagcagcagaggccgAGGCCACTGTACGCGCGACAGAATGGAATTGGGCCATTATCGAGCTCAACGGCTTCGACGCTAACGCGTTCGATGTGAGCATCCGCATGAACTCGACCGCACTACCGACGTTTGACGCTCCGTACGACAAGAGCTACGGCGGCGGTTTCTACAGCAGTCGCGCCGACCTCTATGCTGTCGCCGGGTTTC
This portion of the Leishmania panamensis strain MHOM/PA/94/PSC-1 chromosome 11 sequence genome encodes:
- the ABCA4 gene encoding ABC transporter, putative (TriTrypDB/GeneDB-style sysID: LpmP.11.1200~partially sequenced multicopy gene); the encoded protein is MGRLPSAAAPPESSFSPATGTSDSDVNECSRRNIGVATADVRKDERPCLASAERSSNLSGLSPREGPTSREGGKSNPLQGISAEYVSSCDSKLGLESSYCGYNYTGSCSSTFESGVSLKPCSTAAYHRSSTSVFRPLSDRTTSGVDQLLEMVARSATQLYRRPLGLVLEIVVPLLFIATTIALWGIWGDIPHPEASFVSPPKTTVGMLPAPETIGACWNEKAYADHIGSLPPCSTVSYPYTCDGDMTATPFPPESICRNDTVPFVDMTLAYLTSLVGHLSRVPSLDTIITFQMLAQMQLKPLTELGAMAVSNLHPVMSFNAIIASGKVYIVGQLNFTRKLIEHMNAESSLFSFFNDGNVYASVDEVWSAVPAGSMVWAIVELRSSSAQGLDMVLHMNNSALPSLGTTDDLTYPGGVLNDTAEVYIASGFLTLQQTVTEFYLSYYGLYTTSQAQFLASFPHPEYFRTPLLTRSRELLSFVFGVAF